The Prosthecobacter fusiformis genomic sequence GTCTTCGTCGGCGTGCCCGCCTGGTCCATCCGTCCATCACGGCGGTATATGATTTCGGACGTACTCCGCAAGGGCAGTTTTACTTGGTAGGGGAACATGTGGATGGCGACTTGCTTGATACTTTGATCTCTGAACGGCTACTCAAGCCCAAGGTCGCTTTTCCTCTGGCTCTTCAGGTCTGTGAGGCATTGCAAATCGTCCATGACCTGCCTATGCCACATGGCACGCTCAGCACGCAGACCATTCTGGTCAGCCCGGAAGGCCAGGCCAAGCTTACCGGCATCGGCATGGTTCAAAAGAGCACAGGAGAGCTGTCCTGGCTGGCCCCTTTTCGCGGGAGCCTCACCGGGGATATTCGCGCCTTGGGGTATACGCTTCATTGGATGTTCGCCAAATGCGCCCCGGATGCTGATGGCCGACTTTCGCGCGATCTTCCCCCAGCCTTTGCCACTGTCATCCGTCGCTGCCTGGAACCGGGGTCCGGCCGTCAGTTCACCCGTGCTGAAGACGTCGCCGAAGCTTTGAAGGATGCCCTCCGGGGTGAGCAGGAAAAAGGCGAGCCGACCACACGCACGAAGATGGTCGTTGCTCCAGGCAGCCGTCAGCCGGCAGGACCTGCACCCTCCTCCATGCCCCAGGCCGCCCCTCCGCCGAAGCTGGCCCCCGGCCAGTTAAAACCCGTGGTGAGGCACTACCAGCCGACCTTTTTCCAACGGGTGGATGCCTTTGTCTGGAAGGCCTTCAGCACCGGCCTGCACATGCTGGTTTCTCTCGTCAGTATCGGGGCCCTGATCTTGCTGTTCCTCTTCAAGGACAAGATCGTCTTTGAAGAGGATACCTCCTTGCCCATGGCCAGCGTCGAAGAGATTGAGATGGAGGATAAACCTATACCGGCCGCTGTCCTCGGGGCATTGCCACCGGTGGAAGCCCTTCCTACTGCGCCTGCAACGGTAAAGCCCATTACCCTGCCAGTATCCCCGCCCGCACCCCCCATGGATCCCATGGAAGACTTGCGCTCCCAGTATGTGACCGCCGTTCAAACAGCAGCTAATCAGGCCCTCGAAAAAGTCCGCCTGGATGATCTTCCGCACCTTCAGCGGGAGCTTCAGCTTCTCCAAAACGGTGGCGATGTCCCCTCCGTAGATGAACCCAATCTACCCGCCTCATTAAAGGTCCTCCGTCAGCGTTATCGTGAAGTACAAGCAGACAGAAAATCTAAATAACTCAGGCTGGGGCAAGGATTTATGGATTGACTATGCGGTGTTTATTGGTGAAAATGTCTAGGTAAATCAAGCTTATGAAAAGACGCCTGCTTTCCTTGGTCCTCTTGATAATGAGCACCTTTCCCTCTGGAATCTTAGCGGAGATGCGCACCTGGACCAATCTCAGCGGCCAGACTTTGCAGGCTGAAATGCTAGGTGTGGACATTGCGTCAAAGTTGCTTCGACTCCGTCGTGCAGACGGACAGGAGTTCTCTATCCCGATCGGTACTCTCAATGCGGCTGATGTGGCCTATGCCGCCGAACGTTGGAAAGTCATGCAGGCTGCGGGTCCGAATATGTCTTTAGTTCCTGCACTCCAGAACCTGCCTCCCCGTTATGCCAGCCGTTGCTCTGACCAGGCACGGCTCGCTCGCTTGAAGGCCCATGGGGGCAATGAGCAGGTGGAGGAAGCGGTGAAGCGCTCCCTGGCCTGGCTGAAAACCCAGCAGAACCCGGATGGCTCCTGGGGAGCACTTCGATTAACAATGACTGGCCATACGGCCTTCGTGTTGCAGTGCTTCACCGGACACTGTGAAACACCAGACTCACCCAACTATGGAGATACCGTGATGAAGGCGGCCCTTTATCTCATCCAGAAAGGGCAGTCGGATACCCACGGCATCCTGGCCTCGGATAGCAAGTCGAATGTAGGAGCTTATGAGCATGCCCTGGCCACCACGGCGCTGGGGGAGCTTTATGTGCTGACAAACAAGGGCACAACTGTCATCCCCGGCTTGAAGGAAACGTTTCAAAAGGCAGTGCAAATCACTCTGGCTCGGCAGGGGGCGGAGGGTTCATGGGATTATTTCACCAAGCAGTTGGCGGATGGTGAACCCGTCTCCCAACGTGGAGACCTATCGCTCACCCATTGGTTGCATCAGTCTCTGCTAGTCGCTCGGGAGTCGGCTCTGCCAGTCCCTGGTTTGGATAAAGGTATCAAAAAGGTGGTGGAATATCTGGAGTCCGTCCAGACGAAGGAAGGAGGATTCGGCAATCAAAACAAGGATGCTCATTACAATCAGTGGCATCTTTCAGGCGGAGCCATTTTGGGCGTGCAGACCTTAGGCACCAACAGCAGCGCAGAGGCATCCAAAGGCATCCGTTTTCTGCGGGATTTCCTCGAAAAAGAACCCTTGGACTGGGATACTCGCTGCAACCTGTATAGCTGGGCAGGATATACCCCCGCTTTCTTTCATGCCGGGGGAGATCACTGGAATTTCTATCAGGCGCAGTGGCTGCCAGAGATGCTCTCCGCCCAACTTCCAGATGGAAGCTTCAAACTGGGCAAGGCCGATTGGCCTGCCAGCGCGGCCATCGCGGATGTCTATCGACAGGCACTTTCCACCCTGCAGCTCCAGGTCTTTTACCGCTATTCGAATGTGCCTTGAGTTCCCGTTTAGGCGCTATGGCGGCATCCTATTGGATGCGTTCCAAGCCTTATGGCTGGGCGGGACGAAGGATACCTTGCTGCTGCTTGGCCTCGGCTTCGATCCTGGCTTCGCTGGCATAGGGGTTAGGCGGCATGAGGGTGGCGGGAATGGGGGCGCGTCGGTAGTTGGTCGCATCGCCGGGACCGTAGTTTGTAGCGAGGTAGCGGATGATCTTCTTTTCCACATCTGCCTCGAGTTTCCAAAGTCCTCCATGCTTCTGCATCCATTCCAGCACGGAGGTCCAGTTTGCCTCCGTGGCCCGTTGGCGGAGAAAGGTCTGCGAGGAATGGCAGATGATGCAGTGATTGCGCACGAGTTCCCAATCTCCCGCCATCTTCATACCGGTGACCGGGTCCAGGGGGATAGTGTCTTCTGCCTGGACCAAAGGCAGGCAGAGAAGGGAACCGACTATGATCGAGAGGGCGGTATTCATGGCTTAAACGGCCTGAATGGCGATGCGATGGCAGGTGTTATTCAGGTAACCCTCTGGATTCCAGCCGGGCAGTACCATGGGCTGGCTGCGGCCCTGGCTATCCAGGGCGCGAGCCCAGATTTCATAGTAGCCCTTTTTGGGCAGGTTGAGCGTGGTGGACCAGTGCTGCCAGGCATAGCGGTTGGCGGCGGGACGCAACTCTGTTTTATGCCAGGTGATGCCGAAATCCATGGAGACATGAACCTCACGGATGTCGCCCTCGCCCGTCCAGGCATGCCCACGCACATTCAGGATCTCTCCCACCGGATGGGTGATGCCGGATTTGGGAAAGGTGATGAGAGACTTGACCGGCATGGCGGCAATGACATCCATGTCTTCCTCTGGCACCTTGGTCCCCGGAGCCACAGGATACCTTGGCATGCGGTAGGAGTGACCGGTCATCTTCTCTCCGTCATGCTCACGATCACGGATAACGATGCGCTTGAGCCATTTGCCACAGGTGGATCCTGCCCAGCCGCCAAAGATCAGCCGCAGCGGATGACCGTTCTGAAAAGGGATGTCCTCACCATTCATGGCGAAGGCGATCATGGATTCATCCTCCAGGGCCTTTTGAATAGGAGCACCACGGGAGATGGGTTGTCTGGCAGGATCCCCGGACAGATGGAAATCGGCCCCGTAATAACCGACATACACGGCATCGGGTTTGATGCCGGCGTGTTTCAGCACATCCCGCAGGCGGACTCCGGTCCAGGTCGGGCAGCCGACACCGCCTGTGGTCCATTGGGTGCCGGTGGCGGGCGGATTGAATTCGCTGCGGCCGTTGCCGGCGCATTCCAGCACTATTTGCAGGGTGTGGTGCTCGAATTTTTCCTTCAGTTCCTGGAGCGTCAGCGTGATGGGTTTTTCACAGCTTTCCCCGGAAATTTCGAGGGTCCATTTGATTGGTTCTGTTTGCTCCAGGGATGGGGGCAGGCCGTTGTTGCGGATGAAGAGATGCTTGGCCGGGGTGATTTCGTCATCCAGCAAATGAGCCGGGGTCTCGGCGACAAGTGGCCTGTCAGTGAAAAGGGTCAGGCCTTCTTTTCCTGGAATGGTGAGGGGGGCAGCGGTCTGGGCCAGCGCTACGGGAACCAAGCCGGATGGCATCTTGTCTCCAAAGACAATCTCAGCACCCAGGGCGGCGGTCATGGTGGCCAGGCTGACCCGGCTCAGGAACCCACGGCGGTTCAGGGAAGTATCCTTTTCCCCACAAACCTGTTCGTTGTCCTGGGCAGCGGCGCTCTGGACTCCAGACGGTTGCCGAGGGGACTTGGGAGAGGAATTTATCATCAGGAGTACAACGCCTATGAGAGCCGTTTTTTCAATGGTAAGATGACAGCAGCCGAGATTTGAACAGCGATGAACAGGCCGAATTTTTCCTCTGTCACTTGTCCGCACATGATGCACTGTTTTGTCATGCGTATCGTTCTGGCCTCCAGCATTTTTTTGGCCGCAGGCTTCAGCCTTCAGGCTGCCACCCCTGCGGGGAGTCCTGCACCAGGATCCAACATTCCTGCTGATCAGCCCGTGAAGCCGACTGTGGAAAAGAGTCCGCTGCCTGCTCCGAAGCCGCCGCCACAGGATGCCTATCGCCAGATGGAATTGCTCACCCGGGCGATGGAAACTATCCGCCAGAGCTATGTGGATGAATCCAAAGTCACGTATGAGGAACTCGTCGAAGGGGCGCTCGAGGGTATGCTGCGCCGACTGGACCCACACTGCGAATACATGGGCACCAGTCTGTTCGAAGACATGCAGCGGGAGCAGAGCGATACCTCGGAAGGAGTCGGCATCACCGTTTCCCTGATTGAAGGTGTGCTGACCATCATCACCGTGCGTGAAGATGGCCCTGCCTCCAGGGCGGGGGTATTGGCGGGCGACCAGATGGTGCGTATAGGCGAGGTGCTGACGGATAGCGTCGGCGTGGCTGAGGCTATCCAACTTCTGCAAGGGAAAGCCGGGGATACCATGAAGCTCACAGTGCGCCGCCCCGGTACTCGTCAGTTTCTGGAATTCAGCTTGGTGCGAGAGACCCTAACGGAAACATCCGTGCATGATTCTATGCTGCTGGTGCCGAAGCTGGCAGGGGATTATAAAGTTGGTTATGCCCGCATCTCCCAGTATACCCATTCCACGACCAAGGATCTGAGCGATTCGCTGGATGAGCTGGAGAAGGCAGGCATGCAGGCCTTTGTCCTGGACCTGCGGAACAACCCCGGCGGCCTGCTGGACAGTGCCGTGGCTGTATGCGGCGAATTCCTTCCAGAGGGTACCATTGTGGTCACTACGGAGGGCCGTATAGCCTCGCAGAATCCGCCACCTTATCGCACACCGAATCGTGAGGGTAAAAAGCCGCGCCGTTATCCCATCGCCGTATTGATCAATCACGGCAGCGCCAGTGCGGCGGAGATCACAGCTGGAGCTTTGCAGGATCTGAAACGTGCTATTGTGGTCGGTACGACCAGCTTTGGCAAAGGCTCTGTCCAGAGTATATTGCCGATGAAAAATGGCGCGGCCATGCGCCTCACCACGGCCAAATACTATACCCCCAGCCATCGGACCATCCATGAGCATGGAGTGGAGCCTAACATTGTTTCCGTACTCACCACGGATGAGGAAATGAAGGTGGCCAAATGGCGCAACAGCCACGGCACCGGTGAAGCGGCAGCCATTGAGATCGCCAACTTGGGCGATAAGCAACTTGAACGCGCCGTGGATGCTTTGAAGGGAGTGCTGGTATTCGATACCTTTCAGGCCAAGGCCAAGCCCATCGCTCCGCCTGATGTGCCGCGTGCACTGCCTGCCAAAGATGCTCCTTGATGAATCTGCGACAGCAAGGATAGGCCAAACCTTCGTTCATTGTCCCGGCGTGAATCCGCACTCTATGGCTCCCCAGGCCCTTATCACAGGCGGTGCGGGGGATCTGGCCCAGGCTATTCAACGAGAACTGGAAAGCCAGGGCTGGATGGTGCATGCGCCGTCACATGTTGAAATGGATGTCACGGACAAGGCGCAGGTACAGGCGGTGATCGGCGCGCTACCACGGCTGGATCTGCTGGTTCACAATGCAGGATTCTTGCGGGATGCTTCGATGTTGAAGATGTCCGAAAGTGACTTTCATGACGTGCTTCAAGTGCATCTCAAAGGAGCGTTTCTGACTGCCCAGGCAGCCTTGAAACTCATGGTTAAACAGCGCCAGGGGCACATCATCACGATTGGCTCTTTCAGCGCCATTTCAGGTCCTGCCGGGCAGGCAAACTATGCGGCTGCGAAAGCCGGGCTAGTCTCCCTTACTCAAAGTCTGGCGGCTGAATACGGTCCTCGGAACATCCGCGCCAACTGTGTGCTGCCCGGATTCCTGGAGACCAAGATGAGCCGTTCCTTGCTGGAGAAACAGCGACCCCAAATCGAAGCGGCCCATGCTCTGGGAAGACTGAACACGGTGGAGGATGCGGCGCGTTTCATCGCGTTTCTACACACGATGCAAAACGTCAGCGGACAGGTCTTCCAGCTGGACAGCCGGGTGCGGCGGTGGACGTAAAACAACCTCAAAACTGAAGGCGTAAGCTCACTGCGACCCTGTGTTGTGTGCTCGTTTGGCCGGGTGATATCCCATTGAAATCGGATCCATCCGTGGCGAGCATCTGATAGTCCAGCCGCACCTGCATGTTGCTGCTGATGGCATAACTAACATTGGCACCGAGGCCCTGTTGGTGGAGACGGGGATTGTTAACGGCTGGCTGGATTTCTTCAGCGAAGTCGCCATGATTATCGACCGTCTGCTGTCGGTAGCTGTATCCGGCTCCTACTGTGACTGCGGGAGTGATCTGCTGTGACAGATGAAGATCTATCCCATAACGACTCATCTCAGACTCATAGTTTAATCCTCCGCCATTGCCTTCATCGTCAGCATGGGAGTTCTCAGCATAGCTGCTCACGGTCAGCTGGCCTCCACGCCAGACCTGTGCTGTCACCCCATAGTTGACGTAATGAGAGCTGTTGGCGTTGGCATAGGGATCCAGATTTGACTCAAACCCCATGGCAAATTCATGCCCGATTCGGTCGTTGATTTTAGCGGTGTAGGTTAGCGAATAATAGGGCTTTGAGACATCTTGAGCGCTGAGATAAATAGGGGGTGCCAAGCTCAAGATGGCGCCGAGAGAAGGTAACCAGCCGTTGATATAATCCGGGCGGTCAAAATCCAATTTTTGGTAACCGGCAGCCAAATTTAAAGAGGAGCGGGTATTGATCTCCCAGACCGTCAAAAATCCGGCATTCCAGCCCTGCATTAAGGAGCGGAGAGGCCAGAAATCGTCGGAAGTGTCATCATTGATGTATGAGACTTCAAATCCAGCCGACCAACTTTGGCTAATCTGGTGAATGACTGTCGAGTTGATGGTGTGACGGGTCGCGTCAGTATTAGCCCCAAAGTCAACGCCCAGAAAATCATTGCCGCGTTGTGTAGAGAGTCTGCGTACAGTAGTCAGAGTGTAGTTGAGAGTCCAGTCCCACTGCGGACGGAAGGCCCAGTTGATGGCGATCCCCAAGTCGTTTTGAAAAATGGGAGTGGAAAGGTTAGTCCTGAGGCTGGGCCGGTCATAGAGAGTCACATGGACATCTCCCAGATCCAGGTCATACGTCAGCGAGGTTCCTGGAAGCACGGTGAGGCCCAGTTCAGTTGCGAGGCTGTCAGAGATGTATTCTCGCTCTTCGGTTAGTAAATTAACGCCGATCCCGCCGGCGAGAGTGAGCTTCTGGCTGGCGTCAATCTGGTAAGTGCCGTCCAGCAGGAGATAGCTGGAAAGAATCCAAAGATCGCCTCCCCCCAAGGTTTGCGAGTTGTATTCTGCCTCCCACTGCATCGCTGTGCCCAAGCTCCACTTGGATGCGCCGTTCTCCTGCTTTGCGGGTGCTTCATAACCGCGTACCCAGGGGCTGAAATAGGAGCG encodes the following:
- a CDS encoding S41 family peptidase, translating into MRIVLASSIFLAAGFSLQAATPAGSPAPGSNIPADQPVKPTVEKSPLPAPKPPPQDAYRQMELLTRAMETIRQSYVDESKVTYEELVEGALEGMLRRLDPHCEYMGTSLFEDMQREQSDTSEGVGITVSLIEGVLTIITVREDGPASRAGVLAGDQMVRIGEVLTDSVGVAEAIQLLQGKAGDTMKLTVRRPGTRQFLEFSLVRETLTETSVHDSMLLVPKLAGDYKVGYARISQYTHSTTKDLSDSLDELEKAGMQAFVLDLRNNPGGLLDSAVAVCGEFLPEGTIVVTTEGRIASQNPPPYRTPNREGKKPRRYPIAVLINHGSASAAEITAGALQDLKRAIVVGTTSFGKGSVQSILPMKNGAAMRLTTAKYYTPSHRTIHEHGVEPNIVSVLTTDEEMKVAKWRNSHGTGEAAAIEIANLGDKQLERAVDALKGVLVFDTFQAKAKPIAPPDVPRALPAKDAP
- a CDS encoding sulfite oxidase, whose protein sequence is MINSSPKSPRQPSGVQSAAAQDNEQVCGEKDTSLNRRGFLSRVSLATMTAALGAEIVFGDKMPSGLVPVALAQTAAPLTIPGKEGLTLFTDRPLVAETPAHLLDDEITPAKHLFIRNNGLPPSLEQTEPIKWTLEISGESCEKPITLTLQELKEKFEHHTLQIVLECAGNGRSEFNPPATGTQWTTGGVGCPTWTGVRLRDVLKHAGIKPDAVYVGYYGADFHLSGDPARQPISRGAPIQKALEDESMIAFAMNGEDIPFQNGHPLRLIFGGWAGSTCGKWLKRIVIRDREHDGEKMTGHSYRMPRYPVAPGTKVPEEDMDVIAAMPVKSLITFPKSGITHPVGEILNVRGHAWTGEGDIREVHVSMDFGITWHKTELRPAANRYAWQHWSTTLNLPKKGYYEIWARALDSQGRSQPMVLPGWNPEGYLNNTCHRIAIQAV
- a CDS encoding SDR family oxidoreductase, translated to MAPQALITGGAGDLAQAIQRELESQGWMVHAPSHVEMDVTDKAQVQAVIGALPRLDLLVHNAGFLRDASMLKMSESDFHDVLQVHLKGAFLTAQAALKLMVKQRQGHIITIGSFSAISGPAGQANYAAAKAGLVSLTQSLAAEYGPRNIRANCVLPGFLETKMSRSLLEKQRPQIEAAHALGRLNTVEDAARFIAFLHTMQNVSGQVFQLDSRVRRWT
- a CDS encoding protein kinase produces the protein MSDLSAHDFPSVTELGRWLPQYEVQEQLQVYQDGALYLGRQSALGRQVVIEVIPPPEEHLANALLDRLRRRARLVHPSITAVYDFGRTPQGQFYLVGEHVDGDLLDTLISERLLKPKVAFPLALQVCEALQIVHDLPMPHGTLSTQTILVSPEGQAKLTGIGMVQKSTGELSWLAPFRGSLTGDIRALGYTLHWMFAKCAPDADGRLSRDLPPAFATVIRRCLEPGSGRQFTRAEDVAEALKDALRGEQEKGEPTTRTKMVVAPGSRQPAGPAPSSMPQAAPPPKLAPGQLKPVVRHYQPTFFQRVDAFVWKAFSTGLHMLVSLVSIGALILLFLFKDKIVFEEDTSLPMASVEEIEMEDKPIPAAVLGALPPVEALPTAPATVKPITLPVSPPAPPMDPMEDLRSQYVTAVQTAANQALEKVRLDDLPHLQRELQLLQNGGDVPSVDEPNLPASLKVLRQRYREVQADRKSK
- a CDS encoding prenyltransferase/squalene oxidase repeat-containing protein, which encodes MSTFPSGILAEMRTWTNLSGQTLQAEMLGVDIASKLLRLRRADGQEFSIPIGTLNAADVAYAAERWKVMQAAGPNMSLVPALQNLPPRYASRCSDQARLARLKAHGGNEQVEEAVKRSLAWLKTQQNPDGSWGALRLTMTGHTAFVLQCFTGHCETPDSPNYGDTVMKAALYLIQKGQSDTHGILASDSKSNVGAYEHALATTALGELYVLTNKGTTVIPGLKETFQKAVQITLARQGAEGSWDYFTKQLADGEPVSQRGDLSLTHWLHQSLLVARESALPVPGLDKGIKKVVEYLESVQTKEGGFGNQNKDAHYNQWHLSGGAILGVQTLGTNSSAEASKGIRFLRDFLEKEPLDWDTRCNLYSWAGYTPAFFHAGGDHWNFYQAQWLPEMLSAQLPDGSFKLGKADWPASAAIADVYRQALSTLQLQVFYRYSNVP